In the genome of Persephonella sp., one region contains:
- a CDS encoding IclR family transcriptional regulator C-terminal domain-containing protein — MATHALEDALNIIELLRKKYYMGVSELSKELKLNKNKVFRIIATLELKGIVELDKEIGKYKLGMNLIKLEHAYIKSLDFLGLAKPVIKNLRKKIDETVYIATAHKKDVIYIYEEPARKSVIVNSRLALRYRADKTAAGKVLKRAKKEVGFIIEKLSNEEILEIATIVRDEFYHPVAAVSVVAPSHRVDLDKEETIKDSLISSAEEITELLAPAFSLD, encoded by the coding sequence ATGGCAACACATGCCCTTGAAGATGCATTAAACATAATAGAGCTTCTCAGAAAAAAGTATTATATGGGAGTGTCTGAATTAAGCAAAGAGCTTAAATTGAATAAAAACAAAGTTTTCAGGATTATTGCCACACTTGAACTGAAAGGAATTGTTGAACTTGACAAGGAAATAGGGAAGTATAAGCTGGGTATGAACTTAATAAAACTTGAGCATGCCTATATTAAAAGCCTTGACTTTCTTGGACTTGCAAAACCTGTTATAAAAAACTTAAGAAAAAAAATTGATGAAACTGTATACATCGCAACAGCCCACAAGAAAGATGTTATCTATATATACGAAGAACCTGCAAGGAAGTCTGTTATTGTGAACTCAAGACTTGCTTTAAGATACAGAGCTGATAAAACAGCTGCAGGAAAAGTATTAAAAAGGGCAAAAAAAGAGGTTGGTTTTATTATTGAAAAATTATCAAATGAAGAAATATTAGAAATAGCCACTATAGTCAGAGATGAGTTTTATCACCCTGTTGCTGCTGTCTCTGTTGTTGCCCCCTCACATAGAGTTGATCTGGACAAAGAAGAAACTATAAAAGACAGTCTCATATCATCTGCAGAAGAAATCACAGAACTTTTAGCTCCAGCCTTTTCCCTTGATTAA
- the metE gene encoding 5-methyltetrahydropteroyltriglutamate--homocysteine S-methyltransferase codes for MGIKTTAFGYPKIGPNREMKKAIESYWKGEISREQMLKTVEDINLKRLQKVINAEVDLIPSNDFSLYDFVLDISTMIDAVPERFRAIQDSLDRYFAMARGTENAVACEMTKWFDTNYHYIVPELTGNFRLVKNRPLESYLWAKEKSSVETKPVIVGAFTYLMLSKVYQKQEGSILMEMVRADSSEKFGIFLMEIAKIYNKILKELQENGVKAVQFDEPALVLDLEDEKVNMLIKAYKVITDGIDNLEIFVHTYYESLDSFERIVNELPVSGIGLDFVVNNENLENLKKYGFPKDKKLQAGVISGRDPWRTYYREVLGLLDQIENIVDQDRIVLSNASPLFHLPVSTKAEKGHLDENLIELLSFADERLEELKTLKQIINEGKPVPEQPAVDRFKNKKVRELVKDIELQEIKRPHTFKERYKKQIEILGLPKFPTTTIGSFPQTDQLRKVRADYRKGVISQEEYENFIKDQIRYAVKIQEELELDVFVHGEFERTDMVEFFGQKLEGFAFTKNGWVQSYGTRCVRPPIIYGDISRPEPMTLKETVYAQSLTKKPVKGMLTGPVTILNWSFYRKDIPKREIAYQIALALRDEVIDLEKEGIKIIQIDEPAFREGLPLKRRKQEDYLNWAVKAFRLTHNTVKETTQIHTHMCYSEFNEIIEWIYKMDADVISIEASRSRGEIIKAFENFNYDHGIGVGVYDIHSPRIPSVEEMLEIAERTVQVIDKDLIWINPDCGLKTRQWKEVIPALKNMVEVAKILRKKYS; via the coding sequence ATGGGCATAAAAACCACAGCTTTCGGTTATCCAAAGATAGGTCCAAACAGAGAGATGAAAAAGGCTATAGAGAGCTACTGGAAAGGGGAGATAAGCAGAGAACAGATGCTTAAAACAGTTGAGGACATAAACCTGAAAAGATTGCAGAAGGTTATAAATGCAGAGGTTGATCTGATACCCTCAAATGATTTTTCACTTTATGACTTTGTTCTTGACATATCAACAATGATTGATGCTGTTCCTGAAAGGTTCAGGGCTATACAGGATAGCCTTGACAGGTATTTTGCAATGGCAAGGGGGACAGAAAACGCCGTTGCCTGTGAGATGACAAAATGGTTTGATACCAATTACCATTACATTGTTCCTGAACTCACTGGGAACTTCAGACTTGTAAAAAACAGACCTCTGGAGTCATACCTGTGGGCAAAAGAAAAATCAAGTGTCGAAACAAAACCTGTTATTGTTGGTGCATTTACCTACCTGATGCTCTCAAAGGTTTACCAAAAACAGGAAGGCTCTATCCTAATGGAGATGGTAAGGGCTGACAGTTCAGAAAAGTTTGGGATTTTTCTTATGGAGATTGCAAAAATCTACAACAAAATACTGAAAGAGCTTCAGGAAAATGGTGTAAAAGCTGTCCAGTTTGATGAGCCTGCACTTGTTCTTGATCTGGAAGATGAAAAGGTTAACATGCTAATTAAGGCTTACAAAGTTATTACTGATGGAATAGACAATCTGGAGATATTCGTCCACACATATTACGAAAGTCTTGACAGTTTTGAAAGGATCGTTAATGAACTTCCTGTGTCCGGTATAGGTCTTGATTTTGTGGTAAATAACGAAAATCTTGAGAACCTGAAAAAATACGGATTTCCAAAAGATAAAAAACTGCAGGCAGGTGTAATCTCCGGCAGAGATCCGTGGAGGACATACTACAGGGAAGTTTTAGGTCTTCTGGATCAGATAGAAAATATTGTAGATCAGGATAGAATTGTGCTTTCCAATGCCTCACCCCTTTTTCATCTTCCTGTTTCTACTAAAGCTGAAAAGGGACATCTTGATGAGAACCTGATTGAACTGCTCTCCTTTGCAGATGAGAGGCTTGAGGAATTGAAAACGTTAAAGCAGATAATAAACGAAGGAAAGCCTGTTCCTGAACAGCCTGCTGTAGACAGATTTAAAAATAAAAAAGTTAGAGAACTTGTTAAAGATATAGAACTTCAGGAGATAAAAAGACCCCATACATTCAAAGAAAGATACAAAAAACAGATTGAGATTTTAGGTCTGCCTAAATTCCCCACAACAACGATAGGAAGTTTTCCACAGACAGACCAGCTGAGAAAAGTGAGAGCAGATTACAGAAAAGGAGTTATTTCACAGGAAGAGTATGAAAACTTCATAAAAGACCAGATCAGATATGCGGTCAAAATTCAGGAAGAATTAGAACTTGATGTTTTTGTTCATGGTGAGTTTGAAAGAACAGATATGGTTGAGTTTTTCGGTCAAAAATTAGAAGGGTTTGCATTCACAAAAAACGGCTGGGTGCAGTCCTACGGAACAAGATGCGTAAGACCCCCTATTATCTATGGAGACATTTCCAGACCTGAACCTATGACCCTAAAGGAAACAGTTTATGCCCAGAGCTTGACCAAAAAACCTGTCAAAGGAATGCTCACAGGACCAGTTACGATACTCAACTGGTCTTTTTACAGGAAGGATATACCAAAAAGAGAGATCGCTTACCAGATAGCTCTGGCATTAAGAGATGAGGTTATTGATCTTGAAAAAGAAGGTATAAAGATAATCCAGATAGATGAGCCAGCTTTCAGGGAAGGACTTCCCCTAAAAAGAAGAAAACAGGAAGATTACCTTAACTGGGCTGTAAAAGCATTCCGACTGACCCACAACACAGTAAAAGAAACAACTCAGATACACACCCACATGTGCTACTCAGAGTTTAATGAGATAATTGAATGGATTTACAAAATGGACGCCGACGTTATATCTATAGAAGCATCAAGATCAAGAGGAGAAATAATAAAAGCCTTTGAAAACTTTAATTACGATCACGGCATAGGTGTTGGAGTTTACGACATACATTCTCCAAGAATACCATCTGTTGAGGAGATGCTTGAAATAGCAGAAAGAACAGTTCAGGTTATAGACAAAGATCTTATATGGATTAATCCTGACTGTGGATTAAAAACAAGACAGTGGAAGGAGGTCATACCGGCACTTAAGAACATGGTAGAAGTGGCAAAGATACTCAGAAAAAAATACAGCTAA
- a CDS encoding porin — protein MKKLALKTLIPAAFIASAISTTPANAVAKFKINDESTVWISLLLQLRGEWTEDGQVDGSGWRSDFYIRRARILFGGTINKYVDFFVETDNPNMGKDKKVYDNSNNFIGYKSDNDTKTFIQDAWIRLKFAKEFNIVMGQILLPFSHNNATGATSLLGLDYNLTVVKFPPTSHFVWRDYGVEVMGLVSLPKGSLDYRIGLFDGVESVRGTGVTVNKDDNYRVTGRLQYNLFDSEGFYYKGTYLGKKKIVSFGAGIDYQKDGAADNYTTPTKVDDYKAWTVDMFIDYPLENGDVPSFQIGYIDYDYGNTGHANDGTAIYAQAGYLFSKQMGIGKIEPIVRYQSFDSSSGTDDSGLYLGVAYWIDGFRANLKAEYEIDGGDGKDQDVFTIQAQILF, from the coding sequence ATGAAGAAATTAGCACTAAAAACATTAATTCCAGCGGCTTTTATTGCATCAGCAATTTCTACAACTCCTGCCAATGCAGTAGCAAAATTTAAAATCAATGATGAAAGCACAGTCTGGATAAGTTTACTGTTACAGTTAAGGGGAGAATGGACAGAAGACGGACAGGTAGATGGATCTGGTTGGAGAAGTGACTTTTATATTAGAAGGGCAAGGATACTTTTCGGGGGGACAATTAATAAATATGTTGACTTTTTTGTTGAAACAGATAACCCAAACATGGGAAAAGATAAAAAAGTATACGACAACAGCAATAACTTTATTGGATACAAATCGGATAACGATACAAAAACATTTATACAAGATGCATGGATAAGGCTAAAGTTTGCTAAAGAATTTAATATTGTGATGGGTCAGATACTTCTTCCATTTTCACACAACAATGCTACAGGTGCTACTTCTCTGCTGGGACTTGATTACAACCTGACAGTTGTAAAGTTTCCTCCAACAAGTCATTTTGTCTGGAGAGATTACGGTGTGGAAGTGATGGGTCTTGTATCTTTACCAAAAGGAAGTCTTGATTACAGAATTGGACTTTTTGATGGTGTTGAGTCTGTAAGAGGAACAGGAGTAACAGTAAACAAAGATGACAACTACAGGGTTACAGGAAGACTTCAATACAACCTGTTCGATTCGGAGGGTTTTTACTACAAAGGAACATATTTAGGAAAGAAAAAGATTGTTTCTTTCGGGGCAGGTATCGATTATCAGAAAGATGGTGCAGCAGATAACTACACCACTCCTACAAAAGTAGATGACTACAAAGCATGGACTGTGGACATGTTTATTGATTACCCACTTGAAAACGGAGATGTTCCGTCGTTCCAAATAGGCTATATAGATTACGATTACGGTAATACAGGACACGCCAACGACGGAACAGCTATTTATGCACAAGCTGGTTATCTGTTTAGCAAACAGATGGGTATAGGAAAAATTGAACCAATAGTAAGGTATCAATCATTTGATTCTTCATCAGGAACTGACGACTCAGGTCTTTATCTTGGTGTGGCTTACTGGATAGACGGATTTAGAGCAAATCTGAAAGCAGAGTATGAGATTGATGGAGGGGACGGAAAAGATCAAGATGTGTTTACGATACAGGCTCAAATACTATTTTAG
- a CDS encoding SH3 domain-containing protein gives MRKLFLLIFILVIAVVDIYMAKQILINVHHKEEFLKIKNENEKQIITETSAKEEKIEEINTKKDQTKPVQTIAKKNEPDAEQIKPEEKKKNLKLEKMSEKNKAKKTTQIPEGYMVANVYVNLRKEPDVNSEIVAVIKKGSTVKIIGKKAKHWKRVLYTSENRVYEGWVDDRFFTIGGAQEDQ, from the coding sequence ATGAGAAAACTCTTTCTTTTGATCTTTATTCTGGTAATTGCTGTGGTTGATATATACATGGCAAAACAGATTTTGATTAATGTTCATCATAAAGAAGAGTTTTTAAAGATAAAGAATGAAAATGAAAAGCAGATAATAACTGAAACCTCAGCTAAAGAGGAAAAAATAGAAGAAATAAATACAAAAAAAGATCAAACGAAGCCGGTTCAGACTATTGCTAAGAAAAATGAACCTGATGCTGAACAAATAAAGCCTGAAGAAAAGAAAAAAAATCTCAAGTTAGAAAAAATGTCTGAAAAGAATAAAGCCAAAAAAACAACCCAAATTCCTGAAGGTTATATGGTGGCAAATGTTTATGTTAATCTGAGAAAAGAACCTGATGTTAACTCTGAGATTGTTGCAGTTATAAAAAAAGGGTCAACAGTGAAGATAATTGGAAAAAAGGCAAAGCACTGGAAAAGAGTGCTGTACACCTCTGAAAACAGGGTTTATGAAGGCTGGGTAGATGATAGATTTTTTACTATTGGAGGAGCTCAAGAAGATCAGTAA
- a CDS encoding DUF485 domain-containing protein yields MKKEDLKKILQDHEFQSLMKKVSFVSLFFTAAIMVVYYSFILLLAYGKEFLSKPLYEGSATTLGIPIGIGVIIAAWVLTGLYVYWANKNYDPMVKKLREKFRG; encoded by the coding sequence ATGAAAAAAGAGGATCTAAAAAAAATTTTACAGGATCATGAATTTCAAAGTCTAATGAAAAAAGTTTCCTTTGTATCCCTATTTTTTACCGCCGCAATAATGGTTGTGTATTACTCATTTATTTTACTACTTGCCTATGGAAAGGAGTTTCTTTCCAAACCTTTATATGAAGGAAGTGCAACAACATTAGGAATTCCGATAGGGATTGGGGTGATAATCGCAGCATGGGTTCTTACTGGTCTCTATGTTTATTGGGCTAATAAAAACTACGATCCAATGGTTAAAAAATTAAGAGAAAAATTCAGGGGGTAA
- the acs gene encoding acetate--CoA ligase, producing the protein MSDHKDEVLLKINKVYNPPKRVLEKVHITAEEFDKMYQESIKDPETFWSRLAEKELHWFKKWEKVREWEFPNYKWFIGGKLNITYNCLDRHVEGGKRNKVAYIYTNEDNQEVKITYGELLELVNKIANGLKSLGVKKGDRVVIYMPLVIEQLAIMLACARIGAIHSVVYAGFSANALKMRIEDAQAKVVFTSTWTKRRGKKIDLKSVVDEAVDGLEFVENIVVLQREGDQFELEEKEIDFYDLIKDQSPHCDPEIMDSEDPLFILYTSGSTGKPKGVLHTTGGYNLYTHVTTKYVFDIHEDDIFWCTADPGWITGHSYMVYGPLSVGATSVIAEGAPDYPDPGRWWSIVEKYRVNIFYTAPTAIRLFMKYGEEWPKKYDLSSLRILGSVGEPINPEAWIWYYEVIGNNQCSIVDTWWQTETGGHMITTVPAYPQKPGKAGRPFWGVDADVVDREGYTEEPNKVGYLIIKQPWPSALRTCWGEPERFEKYWTEIDHYYFAGDLATKDEDGYIMILGRADDVINISGHRIGTAEVESALVSHPAVAEAAVIGKPHEVKGESIKAFVILKQDHEPSENLIKDLKMHVRHELGSLAVPDEIEFVEKLPKTRSGKIMRRVLKARELGMPLGDISTLED; encoded by the coding sequence ATGTCTGATCACAAAGATGAAGTTTTGTTAAAAATCAATAAGGTTTATAATCCCCCAAAAAGAGTTCTTGAGAAAGTTCATATTACAGCTGAAGAGTTTGACAAAATGTACCAGGAGTCTATAAAAGACCCTGAAACTTTCTGGAGCAGGCTTGCAGAGAAAGAGCTCCACTGGTTCAAAAAATGGGAAAAGGTAAGAGAATGGGAGTTTCCAAACTACAAGTGGTTTATAGGTGGAAAGCTAAACATCACCTATAACTGTCTTGACAGACATGTTGAAGGGGGAAAAAGGAATAAGGTTGCTTACATTTACACAAATGAAGATAATCAGGAAGTAAAAATCACCTATGGTGAACTTCTTGAGCTTGTGAACAAAATAGCCAATGGTCTTAAATCCCTCGGTGTCAAAAAAGGAGACAGGGTTGTTATCTATATGCCCCTTGTTATTGAACAACTTGCAATCATGCTTGCCTGTGCAAGGATAGGTGCGATACACTCAGTTGTCTATGCAGGATTTAGTGCAAACGCTCTAAAAATGAGAATAGAAGATGCACAGGCAAAGGTTGTTTTCACTTCAACATGGACAAAAAGAAGAGGAAAGAAAATTGATCTAAAATCTGTCGTTGACGAAGCGGTAGATGGTTTAGAGTTTGTGGAAAATATAGTTGTTCTTCAGAGGGAAGGGGATCAGTTTGAGTTAGAGGAGAAAGAGATAGACTTTTACGATCTGATTAAAGACCAATCTCCACACTGTGATCCTGAAATTATGGATTCAGAAGATCCTTTGTTTATACTCTATACTTCCGGTTCCACAGGAAAACCGAAAGGAGTTCTTCACACAACAGGAGGATACAACCTTTATACACATGTCACAACAAAGTATGTATTTGACATACACGAAGATGATATTTTCTGGTGCACTGCAGATCCCGGCTGGATAACAGGACACAGCTACATGGTTTATGGACCTTTATCTGTCGGAGCAACATCTGTTATAGCAGAAGGAGCCCCAGATTATCCGGATCCGGGTAGATGGTGGTCTATAGTTGAAAAATACAGAGTAAACATATTCTACACTGCTCCAACAGCCATAAGACTATTTATGAAATACGGTGAAGAATGGCCTAAAAAATACGACCTATCTTCCCTAAGAATACTTGGCTCTGTTGGAGAACCGATTAACCCTGAAGCATGGATATGGTATTACGAAGTTATAGGAAACAATCAATGTTCAATAGTTGATACATGGTGGCAGACGGAAACAGGGGGACACATGATAACAACAGTTCCTGCATACCCTCAAAAACCTGGAAAAGCTGGCAGACCTTTCTGGGGGGTTGATGCCGATGTTGTTGACAGAGAAGGTTACACTGAAGAACCTAACAAGGTTGGCTACCTCATAATTAAACAACCCTGGCCCTCGGCACTGAGAACATGCTGGGGAGAACCGGAAAGATTTGAGAAATACTGGACTGAGATAGACCATTATTATTTTGCAGGTGATCTGGCGACAAAAGATGAAGACGGCTACATAATGATTTTAGGTAGAGCTGATGATGTTATAAACATATCAGGGCATAGAATAGGAACAGCTGAGGTTGAAAGTGCACTTGTATCCCACCCTGCAGTTGCTGAAGCCGCAGTTATAGGAAAACCCCATGAAGTAAAAGGGGAATCAATTAAGGCTTTTGTAATCCTCAAACAGGATCACGAGCCTTCTGAAAATCTAATAAAAGATCTCAAAATGCATGTTAGACATGAGCTTGGATCTCTCGCCGTTCCTGATGAGATAGAGTTTGTTGAAAAATTACCTAAAACAAGATCAGGAAAAATAATGAGGAGAGTTCTCAAAGCAAGGGAACTTGGAATGCCTCTTGGAGACATATCAACATTAGAAGACTAA
- the actP gene encoding cation/acetate symporter ActP, producing MKKIIYTWAGLSIFSTPSFAGNEAIVGMNPIAIAFFLFFIVATLGITYWAAKRSRTATEFYAAGRSISGFQNGLALAGDYMSAASFLGIAGMVATKGYDGLIYSIGFLVGWPVIMFLIAEPLRNLGKYTFADVVAYRLKLRPIKVLAAMGSVAVVILYLIAQMVGSGKLIQLVFGIPYELAVVIIGGLMITYVLFGGMLATTWVQIIKAVLLLGGATIMTVWTLAKFGFSPENLFQNVKDIAGEKWLQPGGLVSDPIDAISLGLALMFGTAGLPHILMRFYTVPDAKEARKSVFFATGFIGYFYILTFVIGFGAVVLVGLDKILAIGKGGNMAAPLLAQALGGDAFLGFIAAVAFATILAVVAGLTLAGASALSHDLYVGVFRKGESSEEQEVKITRISVLVLGIIAIVLGIAFKDQNIAFMVGLAFAIAASTNFPALLMSIVWKRFTTAGAVASMATGLVLSVVLIILSKTVWVAILGNPEPIFPYKNPAIISMTAAFIVGILVSLMTSEPEAEEKYEEMKVRKYLGIGAE from the coding sequence ATGAAAAAAATAATATATACATGGGCAGGCTTGTCTATATTCTCCACCCCTTCCTTCGCAGGAAACGAAGCCATCGTAGGTATGAACCCTATCGCTATAGCTTTTTTTCTATTTTTTATTGTTGCAACTTTAGGAATAACATACTGGGCTGCTAAAAGATCAAGAACAGCAACAGAATTTTATGCTGCAGGAAGAAGTATTTCCGGATTCCAAAATGGGCTGGCACTGGCTGGAGATTACATGAGTGCTGCTTCTTTTTTAGGCATTGCCGGTATGGTGGCAACCAAAGGGTATGATGGATTGATTTACTCAATAGGATTTTTGGTAGGCTGGCCAGTTATAATGTTCCTGATAGCTGAGCCTCTGAGAAACTTAGGTAAATATACATTTGCAGATGTTGTTGCCTACAGACTGAAACTAAGACCTATTAAGGTGCTTGCTGCTATGGGTTCTGTTGCTGTTGTGATACTGTATCTTATCGCCCAGATGGTCGGTTCTGGAAAACTTATCCAGCTTGTTTTTGGTATTCCGTATGAGCTTGCCGTTGTAATAATTGGAGGTTTGATGATCACATATGTCTTATTTGGGGGAATGCTGGCAACAACATGGGTTCAGATTATAAAAGCTGTTTTACTCTTAGGTGGTGCAACTATAATGACCGTCTGGACGCTTGCCAAGTTTGGTTTCTCCCCGGAAAACCTGTTCCAGAACGTTAAAGACATTGCCGGTGAAAAATGGCTACAGCCGGGAGGACTTGTTTCTGACCCTATAGACGCTATCTCTCTTGGGCTTGCTCTTATGTTTGGGACTGCAGGTCTGCCTCACATTCTTATGAGGTTTTACACAGTTCCAGATGCAAAAGAGGCAAGGAAATCTGTATTTTTTGCAACAGGATTTATAGGCTATTTCTACATACTGACATTTGTTATAGGTTTTGGAGCTGTTGTTCTTGTAGGTCTTGATAAGATACTTGCCATTGGAAAAGGCGGTAACATGGCTGCTCCACTGCTTGCACAGGCTTTAGGAGGTGACGCATTCTTAGGATTTATAGCCGCAGTAGCTTTTGCAACCATACTTGCTGTTGTAGCCGGATTAACGCTGGCAGGTGCCAGTGCTTTATCACACGACCTTTATGTGGGGGTCTTTAGAAAGGGAGAGTCTTCTGAAGAGCAGGAAGTTAAAATCACAAGAATATCCGTTCTGGTTCTTGGAATAATAGCTATCGTTCTGGGAATAGCCTTCAAAGATCAGAATATAGCATTTATGGTTGGTCTGGCTTTTGCGATAGCTGCATCAACGAACTTCCCTGCTCTTTTAATGTCTATAGTATGGAAAAGGTTTACCACAGCAGGTGCTGTTGCAAGTATGGCTACAGGTCTGGTTCTCTCTGTTGTTCTGATTATACTCAGTAAAACTGTGTGGGTTGCAATTCTTGGAAATCCAGAGCCTATATTCCCTTACAAAAATCCGGCTATAATATCAATGACAGCAGCTTTTATAGTTGGAATTCTGGTTTCTCTGATGACTTCTGAACCGGAAGCTGAAGAAAAATATGAAGAGATGAAAGTAAGAAAGTATCTTGGAATAGGCGCAGAATAA
- a CDS encoding nucleoside deaminase: MSEEIDRFFLEEAYKEAVKAYFIDEVPVGAVVVIEGKIVGRGHNRRISENNSLSHAEIVAIQEACKSLKNWRLDEATIYVTNEPCLMCAGAIMHSRIKKVVFGSLNKKMGAILSNFRVFDEEGLPYSVEYEYIEDKKSSKILKDYFSNKRGRLDNEKTLSFDLYSGNCCG; the protein is encoded by the coding sequence ATGTCAGAAGAAATAGACAGATTTTTTTTGGAAGAAGCTTATAAAGAAGCTGTTAAAGCATACTTCATAGATGAAGTTCCTGTAGGTGCTGTTGTGGTTATTGAAGGTAAAATAGTCGGTAGGGGACATAACAGAAGAATTTCTGAAAACAACAGCTTGTCTCATGCCGAAATAGTTGCCATACAGGAAGCTTGCAAAAGTTTGAAAAATTGGAGGCTTGACGAGGCTACGATTTATGTTACAAATGAACCATGCCTTATGTGTGCCGGTGCTATTATGCATTCAAGGATAAAAAAGGTGGTTTTTGGATCTTTAAATAAAAAGATGGGAGCGATTTTAAGCAATTTTAGAGTTTTTGACGAAGAAGGTTTACCTTACAGTGTTGAATATGAGTATATAGAGGATAAAAAATCTTCAAAAATACTAAAAGATTATTTTTCTAATAAAAGGGGGCGGTTAGATAATGAGAAAACTCTTTCTTTTGATCTTTATTCTGGTAATTGCTGTGGTTGA
- a CDS encoding transcriptional repressor translates to MGEQKLFIPKGYRKTKQREAILKVLERAEYPITAEHIFMELKNDGIDISLSTIYRNLEMLTKEGLTVKSYMMNEDKARYALPDKKNYLVCEKCGKIVIIDNCPFDKFKEELIEVHGFDITGHSIEVYGICPECQKK, encoded by the coding sequence ATGGGAGAGCAGAAGCTTTTTATACCAAAAGGCTACAGGAAAACAAAACAGAGAGAAGCTATCCTCAAAGTTCTTGAAAGGGCAGAATATCCAATAACAGCAGAACACATTTTTATGGAGCTGAAAAATGATGGTATTGATATAAGCCTTTCAACGATTTACAGAAATCTGGAAATGCTTACAAAGGAAGGTCTGACAGTAAAGTCTTACATGATGAATGAGGACAAAGCCAGATATGCCCTTCCTGACAAGAAAAACTACCTTGTGTGTGAAAAATGTGGAAAGATCGTGATAATAGATAATTGCCCATTTGATAAGTTCAAAGAGGAGCTTATAGAAGTTCACGGTTTTGATATAACCGGTCATTCAATAGAGGTTTACGGGATCTGTCCAGAATGTCAGAAGAAATAG